The sequence below is a genomic window from Arachis hypogaea cultivar Tifrunner unplaced genomic scaffold, arahy.Tifrunner.gnm2.J5K5 arahy.Tifrunner.gnm2.scaffold_115, whole genome shotgun sequence.
TAGTTGATTTGCTGTAGAATACGTTtaactatatattttataataataactcTGTTCTTATTGTGTTAGGATAATTACTTGCATTTGAGATCTTAGGTCAATAAATTTGCGACTTGCGTAtgtgtatgaaattttttttaaacttgaTATTATTTGTTTAGGTTCAAGTATAAAACTAAAGCaatttttactcttttgattactgATGATTTTTCTCAATTTTGACTCTTATTTATCTCAATGTTAGAAgatttaattttatgcatttgaataataatatatttttgttgtaataCGTGAAAAACCCTATAAAATCTTATACGGTTCATTTTCAATTGCTCCCTTCCTTAAATTTTAATGCGATGAAAGAATtctttttatatacataaattatattggtttttgttcttatttatgtttatcttcttaattgtgttgtttatatttttaagttgTATTTGTTGTTGCATAATTTATGAAGTTGAACAAGATACAATGTTCTATGAGACAGGATTTCTATAGCCAATTCTAAGACGTGCTCATCaaaattaatgttttgaaaagtaACGATACTTATGCAACTATGAAGAGTTAGGAAAAAATACTTATGAATTGAGTAGTGATAGAGTAAACAAATCTGTTACATTTAGTTAAGAATTAAACAACAAAAGtactttttattaacttaaaaagTGACAATCCAAAAACATTGAGAAGAACCGAAATTTTCAACCCGTGCAATGCACTAGGTGGAGCCGGTTTCTTGTGTAcataaatataatgaaaatataaaGACTGAATTAACGTCTTACATAAGAGTATAAGACACCATCCAAACTAACAGCAAACTATTAGACATAATGAagcatttcaaaattcaaagctTTGCTGGTCCCTTGGGGTGTTGTATGACTATGTAATTGTAGGCATCCAGGGTCAGAAAATCATCCAGTGTTGGAGCAGTGCACTGCCTTTTGAAGATCTTGCAAGCCTCCTTATACATTCCCTTCTTGAATTTATCTTTTCCCACCTCACTTTCAATCCTAgccatctcttcctcaaccactCGGCTGAAGAGCTCCTTGCTCACTCTTACTCCGAGTCCATCCCCATCCAACTCCACTCCATACTTGATCCACTGCCAGTTCTGCACCCTGCTAATCTCAGCAGTGGCAGCATCTTCCATGAGGTTGTAAAGAGGAACTGAACCAGATCCAGTGAGCCATGCCGCCACATACTGAATACCGACACGTGTATTCAAGCGGAGACCATCCATTGTACGTACACCTCTAGGTATTTGCAAGAGGTCTTCTTCAGTTATGCTTGCAGCATCATCGCGCTTCGCGTCCTTGATCTGATTAGGAGCATTGCCCATGTTGTTGTTAAAAACCTCCACGCAGGCTGGTATCAGACCGGGGTGTGCTGCCCATGTTCCGTCGTGCCCTGCCtttacttctcttagtttgtCCTTCCTTACCAGTTCCAGTGCTGCCTCATTAGCAGCTGGATCATCTCTAATTGGAATTTGAGCTGCCTGGTAAAGAATATAAACTTAAGAAACATTTTCAACAAAAAACCACCTTCATGTATGGCTTGCCTCAATTTGGTTTAAACAGTTTCAGCTAAATTTTCAATCTAGCCTTGTGATTGTTATCCTTAATGTTCAATTTGATACTAGTCAGTTAGCATCTAAATTATATAGTCCATATACCCTTCACTTAAAAGTTAGAACTACCACTAGAAATTAAGAATGCTGCATAGTAGTAGACTCTGGTCAGCTTCAAAATTTCATGTGAACTTAACATGTTATACTTTGATTTCAATGCCATCATCTTATTTTCCTGTCCAAGCAATGAAAACATGTTTGTTAAAGCCATATGCAATTTTGACATTGGAGAACTTATTCTTGTAGTGAACCAAATTCAGAGAATGGATATTgtcatttctatttttattccttCATTTTTTCTACAAATTCATGCAAACATGCAAACATACAATGCAAAAGTATGTATGGAGTGACATTATAGAAAAAGAGTGACATTACCATTTTCTCCCAAATTTATCACATATACATACCATGCCTCCCATAGCATGCACGCCACGCCTATGACACGTCCGGATGAGAAGGTCAGAGTAGCTCTTCATGAAGTGCTGAGTCATGCCAACAAGAACCCTGTCCGGGAGCAGCCGATCCGGGTGAGCTTGGAAGGTCTTGACATAACTGAAAATGTAATCCCAACGGCCACAGTTGAGACCAACGGAGTGGTCCCTCAGCTCATACAGAATTTCGTTCATTTGAAACACAGCAGGAAGTGTTTCAATCAGAACAGTGGCCCGTATGCTTCCCCTTTCTATGCCTGCCATCTTCTCTGCCCTCTCAAACACATTATTCCATATCTTAGCTTCCCTGTCAATCACAAATTACTTGTTTGATTGTATTCTATATAAACTCCTAAACATAAAATCTCTAGCTTTCAGCTAGAGCTAGCTTTGTTCTTTACCTTGAGTGCTCCATTTTTGGAAGATAGAAGAAAGGGCCAAAGCCTGCACCCTGAGTCTGGCGGAACGGTGCATGATTGTGGTAGAAGTAGAGGCCGAAATCAACAAGGCAACCGGTTGCTGGTTCACCATCAATGAAAATATGGGCCTCGGGTAGGTGCCAACCTCTTGGTCTGACAAAAAGCTTAGCTGTCTGATCGTTGAGCTTGTAAACCTTGTTCCTGGCTTTGTCGTTGAAGGTTACAGTCCCAGCCACTGCATCCTTCAAGTTCACTTGACCCCTCATAAGATTCTCCCAGCTTGGTGAGAGTGCATCTTCAAAATCAGCCTACAAATCGAAATTTTAACAAACAGCAACTTTTCATTGTTTTGGTTCCAAATCTGAAATGTTATTTGAACATCACCCCAACATAAACACAATCTCTTATGAGAAAGTCTAGGGACGAGcacatttattaaaatttaatcattatttaataaaaaataaataaataattttatattattatataaattttcacactattaaaaatactaataatgattaattgataattacaaatcacaaaagttgttaGTTTTTATCACTTCACATCTCTTATAAGATAGGAATATCTCCTCTTAATCATTATCCTGGCCCATCTTCATAACTCCTAAAATATCTAAAAATCAAGTGTACtggtaaaaaaaaattcttttttgtaaGAGCATGCGTGGAGTGACGATTATACAATTTACGTATAgtatagtgtttttttttttttttaaaaggaagTACTAAATAAATGTTTGATATattgattttggatcaaactcctCAAAGGGagagaattaataaaataataaagtgaaATATTAATCagttttaaattaagataatagagTTTACATGATAAGAATTACAAATTCAATGATGATTATTGATTTATCTCTCattttatcatttaattaatttcttcacTAATTCATTCATTTTAGATATACAATATTGTTGACTTATCCATTATCTTTCAATGAATAGAATATAGACTCTACTGAAATCCAATCCAATAGTAAATAATGAATGAGTCGACACATTTTATTCCATGTAAAATGGATACCCCATCGTAAAACACTGCAAATGCGCATAAAGATGTGTTGGTAATTAGTACTAACCATAAAGACTTTAGCTCCAGAGTTGAGAGCATTGATAACCATCTTCCTCTCCACAGGTCCTGTGATCTCTACCTTCCTATCAGCCACAGCCGGTGGAACCGGTGCACACACCCACTCCCCTTCCCTTATGTACCTCGTCGCCGGATCGAACCCCGGCAGAGCCCCTTCATTGTACCTCCTCTTTGCCTCTTTTCTGCACTCCAGAGCATACCTTATATGGCTCCTGAACTCACGTTGCAACTCAGCAACAAACTTCAGAGCATCCTTTGTGAGGATTTTTGCAAACTCCTCATCATATCTTCCCCGAATGTCCACTCCTTCTGGAACATCATAGGACGGATCAATCTTTTTCACTCCTTGTTTGGGATATCCATAGGTTCCAGTATCCatccctttcctttttttttgttttattaaccTTTGTTTCCCCTTCTACGTGCCTATAGTAATAGTATTGGTTCttgtatgaaaatatggaatGTGTCTTGAGGGGAAGGGCTAGTTAGAATTTATAGAGCCAATAGAGAAACGGGAGCAAGTTGGATAGGTAATGTTACGAAAACAATCAGAGTCATCATACAAACCGATACAAAATAGGAAATGAATTATCtcaatcaaggttctgaaaaccgaaccggtcatcgaatcgttttagtcactggttcactagtttactggtccaaccggtctaaccgtggttcaaccgaaaaaaccgttccttaataaaataataaataaattataaataaacatcctaaggtatctttcaaatttaaaacccTATATAACATATCACCAACTAAAtgtaattaatcatcaaaatactCAAATACTTACAGCAAATATATTGgcaattaacataattatactTTCATTAAAAATAGTTGAATTGAATTGCAGTGCACAAGTTAAAGACAGAGAATATTGCCTTAATGTAGCTAagtcaaaaagtaaaacaaaacagGCCCTTTTAATTCTTACGCTTGTAGGCTTCAATATAATCATTACCATACAAAGAAACTTTCTTGAAGGGATTTATGGCAACCAAAATAGGCCCTGCTTTTGTCTGAATTTTACAAGATATGATTAACAAggttaaattaaaagaatatttttcagTTGTCTCAGTGAGTCCAGCTAGATAGAACAAACATCACTGTGTACTGTGGTAATTCTAGATCATATCTTACTTTTCTATCAGGCAGTGAAACAACAGACTCAGTTCCAGAAGATGTTATTATCTTCACCAGCTCCCAATTCCTATTTGAAAGTTGAAGCCAATACTGAACCTTTGAAACAATGAACTTCAGaagggaaagaaatagaaaatacTAAGCTATCCATGTCTTACTAATAATAGAATAGAAAAACTCAATCTCTTAGAACTCAATAATTACATCAGTTATCCAACTAAATAATTGCATCACAGTTATCATAACCTGATTTCAAAGCCTAGAAGCAAAGTGAAATTAAAAACATGAGACATACAATAAATCAAAAGATCACCAGTTGcaaatttttttaacaagaaCAGAAGTTAagaacaataaaattaataaattattcacgaaattaaaaatagtaacagcattcagcaacaaacattTAGCATTCAGCACAAACAGCATTCAGCAACAAGACCATATCTGAACTCAACAAtcagcattcagcaacaaacattaCAAAATATTAACCAATAATCACACTAAACCTCCAACTAGCAACCAGCAACCAACAATGACAAAATAGCAATAAACATTAGTACATAAACATTCCAAAACAGTGATGACTCTAAACCTGCACCCAGCAACCAATAATTACAAAGCAGCAACATTATAAAACATTACAcaaaaatttgaacaaaaattccagaaattaaaaagaacaagaagaaccAAGCATTCAGAAATTAAACAGAGCCATCACTCATCAGTAAACAGAACAAAATTAAAAGGAAGGAGCCGATCGAAGCAAAATTAAACAGACCCATCAGTAACCAGAAGCAAAATTAAACAGACCCATCACTCACCACTCATCAGTAACCACTAACCATGGCAATGGCAAAATTAAAAGGAAGGAGCGAATGCGAAGCAAAATTAAACAGACTAACAGAGCCATCGGTGACCAGAAGCAAAATTAAACAGATCCATCACTAACCTTCGACGGAGACACGGATGGAAACCGACGAGACGACGACAATAGGCAAGGCGACAGCAAGCGGCGACCCAACGGCGAGCTGCTCCAAGCCACGAACAGAGAAGACAGGGAAGATGGGGATGACGAACCAAGCTACCTGGGTTCCGAAcagcgagaagaagaagaagtggaggcGCCGAGAACCTGGGGACGGCGGCGGCAAGGATCCTAGGGCTAGGgttctctttgattttcttcaGAAGGGGCTAATGGGGGTGCACGATGCACGAATGATTCTTGATTCGGGGAAGGTGGCCGACGTGGTCGTGTGGAATAGAGCTGCCATCGGCGGGAAGTGACTGCACGACGGAGGCAAGAGGTGAGACCGGCGACGGTGGCTTCGATTTTCGAAGCTCAAACGGCGGTGGCTGGACGAACGTTGCGCCGTTGCCTTCGAAGCTCGAAGTTGGGACGGTGGCGGTGGCTGGACGGACATGCGCCAGCGGCTTCGATGAGGTTGAGAGAATCTGGACTCTGGACTGCTGCTTCGCGTTGTGGAGGCTGGAGACTAGAAGGAAGGGGGTTAGGGAACTTAGGGTTGCCATCCTGCACGGCGAAACGCAGCGTTTTTGGTAAGATTAAAAAACCGGTCGGGTCACGGTTCGGTACGACCGACCGGTTCCCGGCCGGTTCAACGATCCAACGACGGTTTTCAAATTTGCCGGTTTTGCCTTCTGTCCGAACCGTAATTGATAGCGGTTCGCGGTTCGACCGGTTCGACCGTCCGGTTCGAACCGGTTTCAGAACCTTGGCTTTTAGTTCTACAAGACAAATGTCACCCACATCATCAATGGCGTAACCTATCACACTTCTCAATGAGGGCACAAAATTCAACAACACCACACTCTTATCCCATGATAGACTTCATCCCTTGAGCAAATATAGTCATGCAATCTCTTCAGATACCCCATGCCGATAATTAGCTTTGTACCAATATATATttgaatgatttattttttatttatttattttaatagaaTGTGTTGTTTGTATTTGtatacatttttttgtttttgatattgaaatggtaatgaaatttttttaaaatgtaaatTATTGGAGTGTCATTTTTAAATATAGAACCGTATAATTAAAAAAGTAGAAATTGAATCGTCTGATTTgtttgataaaattgtgaaaaaataggaaaagaaaagatgcaaacttttattgattgttgataaatttgaattgaattgaagtgtagtgttgtaaactatgaaggtaaaactaaatatatataaagtattgtCCTATGAAGgataaaagtaaagataagataaaaagagaagataacataaagataatataagataaaataataaaaactaaaattagaactgaatttatgtattctgttgggccGAATTTGTGGACCAcaagacttctttattgttgtcatgggctagtatagaagagtagtttaatattattaaaagtacAGAAATTTAGACTGTCTAATTTGATTGATATAAGTACAAAAATTGGACCGTctaatttgtgttaaaaa
It includes:
- the LOC114927283 gene encoding malate synthase, glyoxysomal isoform X2, coding for MVINALNSGAKVFMADFEDALSPSWENLMRGQVNLKDAVAGTVTFNDKARNKVYKLNDQTAKLFVRPRGWHLPEAHIFIDGEPATGCLVDFGLYFYHNHAPFRQTQGAGFGPFFYLPKMEHSREAKIWNNVFERAEKMAGIERGSIRATVLIETLPAVFQMNEILYELRDHSVGLNCGRWDYIFSYVKTFQAHPDRLLPDRVLVGMTQHFMKSYSDLLIRTCHRRGVHAMGGMAAQIPIRDDPAANEAALELVRKDKLREVKAGHDGTWAAHPGLIPACVEVFNNNMGNAPNQIKDAKRDDAASITEEDLLQIPRGVRTMDGLRLNTRVGIQYVAAWLTGSGSVPLYNLMEDAATAEISRVQNWQWIKYGVELDGDGLGVRVSKELFSRVVEEEMARIESEVGKDKFKKGMYKEACKIFKRQCTAPTLDDFLTLDAYNYIVIQHPKGPAKL
- the LOC114927283 gene encoding malate synthase, glyoxysomal isoform X1, whose amino-acid sequence is MDTGTYGYPKQGVKKIDPSYDVPEGVDIRGRYDEEFAKILTKDALKFVAELQREFRSHIRYALECRKEAKRRYNEGALPGFDPATRYIREGEWVCAPVPPAVADRKVEITGPVERKMVINALNSGAKVFMADFEDALSPSWENLMRGQVNLKDAVAGTVTFNDKARNKVYKLNDQTAKLFVRPRGWHLPEAHIFIDGEPATGCLVDFGLYFYHNHAPFRQTQGAGFGPFFYLPKMEHSREAKIWNNVFERAEKMAGIERGSIRATVLIETLPAVFQMNEILYELRDHSVGLNCGRWDYIFSYVKTFQAHPDRLLPDRVLVGMTQHFMKSYSDLLIRTCHRRGVHAMGGMAAQIPIRDDPAANEAALELVRKDKLREVKAGHDGTWAAHPGLIPACVEVFNNNMGNAPNQIKDAKRDDAASITEEDLLQIPRGVRTMDGLRLNTRVGIQYVAAWLTGSGSVPLYNLMEDAATAEISRVQNWQWIKYGVELDGDGLGVRVSKELFSRVVEEEMARIESEVGKDKFKKGMYKEACKIFKRQCTAPTLDDFLTLDAYNYIVIQHPKGPAKL